A single Paenibacillus kribbensis DNA region contains:
- a CDS encoding cellulase-like family protein — translation MSDPMENLPRKLTITMWDFSWYTMTLPGEPYHDLAARFQEAVDRGYNTIRICAMPFMLFTAEGKRPGPLKFGNLGTVGQRTRWYNCRGGAELDGHAHLLELFRQAKKHGCYIILSSWEYQQSPSFLAHPALRDELAAIPPQDRFMAIARSMDQLIRFVKDEGYTSQIVYAELHNEVEFGQLTAVGTVQGIAASDTAALVKAMQPYVEEAISFLRERHPDVLITASYTLNEAYPKAYVARNMQVAHFHLYLKGVLNELMDRAGLNDEKVPFPNSFAQSLLREDAPPFEEWTLPAGQEWRMEGNPVGMKLIYLHDWVDPEQWDLFLYDRYSDHKMAMLQKADLRLEEIYEWTRHSGMPIVIGEGYVGYTPLFASFEEGPVGKFIAEYALRKGMSLGFWGMTLCSNCAPHHPFWNDIAWQRKWNNFILDSASCRQV, via the coding sequence ATGAGCGATCCAATGGAAAATCTGCCACGGAAACTAACGATTACCATGTGGGATTTCTCCTGGTATACGATGACTTTGCCGGGAGAGCCTTATCACGATCTTGCGGCTCGTTTTCAGGAGGCTGTAGACCGGGGCTATAATACCATTCGTATATGTGCGATGCCGTTTATGCTGTTTACAGCGGAGGGGAAACGGCCAGGACCGTTAAAGTTTGGCAATCTCGGAACAGTCGGACAGCGCACGCGTTGGTACAATTGCCGGGGCGGGGCCGAACTGGACGGTCATGCCCACCTGCTGGAGCTATTCAGACAGGCGAAAAAGCATGGCTGCTATATTATTCTGTCCTCCTGGGAGTACCAGCAGAGCCCCAGCTTTCTGGCTCATCCTGCACTGCGCGACGAACTGGCTGCTATTCCACCGCAGGACCGGTTTATGGCCATTGCACGATCCATGGATCAACTCATTCGCTTTGTCAAGGACGAAGGTTATACAAGCCAGATCGTGTATGCAGAGCTGCATAACGAGGTGGAGTTTGGGCAGCTGACAGCTGTTGGTACAGTTCAAGGCATTGCAGCATCGGATACTGCGGCGCTTGTAAAAGCCATGCAGCCTTATGTGGAGGAGGCCATTTCTTTTCTGAGAGAACGTCATCCCGATGTCCTGATAACGGCGAGCTATACGCTGAACGAAGCCTATCCGAAGGCGTATGTAGCGCGGAATATGCAGGTGGCCCATTTTCACCTCTATTTGAAAGGTGTACTGAATGAATTAATGGATCGCGCCGGACTGAATGATGAGAAAGTTCCTTTTCCAAACAGCTTTGCTCAATCCTTGCTGCGAGAGGATGCCCCTCCCTTTGAGGAATGGACATTGCCTGCAGGACAGGAATGGCGCATGGAGGGCAACCCGGTTGGCATGAAGCTAATTTATTTGCATGACTGGGTAGATCCTGAGCAGTGGGATTTGTTTTTGTATGACCGGTACAGTGATCATAAAATGGCGATGCTGCAAAAGGCAGACTTGCGACTGGAGGAAATTTACGAATGGACTCGTCATTCCGGTATGCCTATTGTCATTGGGGAAGGATACGTTGGTTATACGCCGCTTTTTGCCAGCTTTGAGGAAGGGCCTGTCGGCAAGTTCATTGCTGAATATGCCCTGCGCAAAGGCATGTCGCTTGGCTTCTGGGGAATGACCTTGTGCTCAAACTGCGCGCCGCATCATCCATTCTGGAACGATATCGCATGGCAGCGAAAGTGGAACAACTTTATTCTCGACTCGGCATCGTGTCGCCAGGTTTGA
- a CDS encoding DUF5107 domain-containing protein, whose product MNISVSKVKIWEETVQIPTYGVGEPDKNPMFLEKRVYQGSSGRVYPHPVIDKINNEKQLRDYRMVFLENEYVQIQIMPELGGRIYRALDKTNNYDFVYYNQVIKPALVGLAGPWISGGIEFNWPQHHRPNTFGPVNYKLTENEDGSATAWVSEIDRMYGTKMAAGFMLHPNRAYIEIKVQLYNPTPEPQTFLWWANPAVAVNEHTQSVFPPDVTAVLDHGKRDVSRFPIATGIYYKMDYSEGVDISRYKNIPVPTSYMAYKSDYNFVGGYDHALQAGLLHVANHHISPGKKQWTWGKGEFGKAWDRNLTDEDGPYIELMTGVYTDNQPDFSWLHPYEEKSFSQYFMPYKNIGVVKNASIHAAVNLEIDRTAELAEVLVYVTSPFPNVLVELCSPRRVYLQELVHLAPEHTFAKQVTIAAEDEDHELQLTVRDENGRLLISYQPQKPKVEPLPDAASPLPEPAQIKTNEELYLAGQHLEQYRHATFEPEAYYTEGLNRDSEDSRIHIAYGTLLLRRGLYSESEKHFRQAMIRLTTRNSNPYDGEVFYQLGLSLKHQGRLEEAYSAFYKSVWSAAWQDAGYFLLAQIACEKGDYEEALELTERSLIRNSRNYKVRNLKAALLRKLDQHDAALRFCEETLQLDMTDFTAYHEMILSLQALGRAAVATEVTAELFKLMRSDAHNYMAVAADYAAAGLYEEAVDVLEDAPAQARNYPMVHYVQAYCCAQLGRSQDSNRALVLAAATPPDYCFPNSLLELDALEFAIRMNQDDARARYYLGNWLYDKKRYTDAIAAWEASRTTDSTFSVVHRNLALGYFNKLGQPEKARQALEKAFDCNRTDARILYELDQLYKKVSVQPEARLNMLAAHLDVVTRRDDLYLEYVTLHNTLGQYETASLLLKQRIFHPWEGGEGKVTSQYVLAMVELAKIDLQTGKFDQAVERLKQALLYPENLGEGKLHGAQENHIYYYLGCAYRKLGKENEARESFTVASLGLEEPASAIYYNDQPPEMIFYQGLARQLLGQTKEARSRFNKLIDYADKHLFDDVKIDYFAVSLPDFLVFEDDLNMRNRIHCNYMKALGLLGLGQQQEAEHHFEFVLQLEPHHQGALIHLKPNDLIMTTNEGGTLG is encoded by the coding sequence TTGAACATCTCCGTCTCCAAGGTGAAAATATGGGAAGAGACCGTCCAAATTCCGACATATGGAGTTGGTGAGCCTGACAAGAACCCTATGTTTCTGGAGAAACGGGTGTATCAAGGCAGCTCGGGGCGTGTGTATCCGCATCCAGTGATTGACAAAATTAATAATGAGAAGCAGTTACGTGACTACAGAATGGTCTTTCTGGAGAATGAATATGTACAAATCCAGATCATGCCTGAGCTCGGGGGACGGATTTACCGGGCTCTTGACAAAACGAATAATTACGATTTTGTTTATTACAATCAGGTCATTAAGCCTGCACTCGTTGGCCTGGCTGGACCCTGGATTTCGGGAGGCATCGAGTTCAACTGGCCACAGCATCATCGTCCGAACACCTTCGGTCCTGTTAATTATAAGCTGACGGAAAATGAGGATGGGAGCGCAACAGCATGGGTCAGCGAGATTGACCGAATGTATGGCACAAAAATGGCTGCTGGCTTTATGTTGCACCCGAACAGGGCTTACATCGAGATCAAGGTTCAATTGTATAACCCTACCCCGGAGCCGCAAACATTCTTGTGGTGGGCCAATCCGGCTGTAGCGGTAAATGAGCATACTCAATCCGTGTTTCCTCCAGATGTTACTGCCGTGTTGGATCACGGGAAGCGGGATGTGTCTCGTTTTCCAATAGCTACTGGCATCTATTACAAAATGGACTATTCCGAGGGTGTAGACATCTCCAGATATAAAAATATACCGGTCCCCACCTCGTACATGGCCTATAAATCGGACTACAATTTTGTAGGCGGATATGACCATGCACTGCAGGCAGGACTGCTGCATGTAGCGAACCATCATATCTCACCGGGCAAAAAACAGTGGACGTGGGGCAAGGGTGAATTTGGCAAGGCGTGGGATCGCAATCTGACAGATGAAGACGGGCCGTATATTGAGTTGATGACCGGAGTCTATACAGACAACCAACCTGATTTTTCTTGGCTTCATCCCTATGAGGAAAAGTCATTCAGCCAATATTTTATGCCCTACAAAAATATCGGTGTCGTGAAAAACGCTTCAATTCATGCAGCCGTAAATCTCGAAATTGACCGGACCGCAGAACTGGCAGAAGTTTTGGTCTATGTGACTTCGCCGTTTCCAAACGTACTTGTCGAACTTTGCAGCCCGCGTAGGGTTTATCTTCAAGAATTGGTTCATTTGGCCCCGGAGCACACCTTTGCCAAGCAAGTAACGATTGCAGCGGAGGACGAGGATCATGAACTTCAATTAACGGTTAGAGATGAGAATGGACGATTGCTGATCAGCTACCAGCCGCAGAAACCGAAAGTAGAGCCATTGCCGGATGCGGCATCACCGTTGCCTGAGCCCGCCCAAATAAAAACAAATGAAGAATTGTACCTGGCTGGCCAGCATCTGGAGCAATACCGGCATGCCACCTTTGAACCGGAAGCCTATTATACAGAAGGACTGAATAGGGACAGCGAGGACAGCCGAATTCATATCGCCTACGGTACATTGCTTCTACGCCGGGGACTATATAGCGAAAGCGAAAAGCACTTTCGTCAGGCGATGATACGCTTAACAACACGGAATTCGAACCCTTATGACGGAGAGGTTTTCTATCAACTTGGCTTGTCACTCAAGCATCAGGGGCGACTTGAGGAAGCATACTCCGCTTTTTACAAATCGGTTTGGTCGGCGGCCTGGCAAGACGCGGGCTACTTCCTACTTGCTCAAATTGCATGCGAAAAAGGCGACTATGAAGAAGCTCTTGAGCTGACGGAGCGGTCGCTTATTCGCAATTCCCGCAACTACAAGGTGCGCAATCTGAAAGCGGCACTGCTGCGGAAACTTGATCAACATGATGCGGCCTTACGCTTTTGCGAAGAAACACTTCAACTGGATATGACCGATTTCACCGCTTATCATGAAATGATACTGTCACTTCAAGCACTGGGGCGAGCAGCCGTTGCAACGGAAGTGACCGCCGAGCTATTCAAACTGATGCGCAGCGATGCACATAATTATATGGCGGTAGCAGCGGATTATGCAGCAGCAGGTTTGTATGAGGAAGCAGTTGATGTGCTGGAGGATGCTCCAGCACAGGCACGAAATTATCCTATGGTGCATTATGTGCAAGCCTACTGCTGCGCGCAGTTGGGGCGGTCGCAGGATTCGAACAGAGCTCTCGTCTTGGCCGCCGCCACACCACCCGACTATTGTTTTCCGAACAGCTTGCTTGAGCTTGATGCATTGGAGTTTGCCATTCGTATGAACCAAGATGATGCGCGAGCCCGCTATTATTTGGGAAATTGGCTGTATGACAAAAAACGGTACACCGATGCAATCGCTGCCTGGGAAGCATCACGGACGACTGATTCTACCTTTTCCGTGGTTCACCGGAATCTTGCTTTAGGGTATTTTAATAAATTAGGTCAGCCGGAGAAGGCACGACAAGCGCTGGAAAAGGCATTTGACTGTAATCGCACCGATGCCCGCATCCTGTATGAGCTTGATCAGTTATACAAGAAAGTCAGCGTGCAACCGGAGGCAAGACTGAACATGCTCGCAGCACATCTGGACGTAGTCACACGGCGTGACGATCTTTATCTGGAGTATGTAACGCTTCATAATACACTGGGGCAATATGAAACAGCATCATTACTATTGAAGCAGCGGATATTCCATCCCTGGGAGGGCGGGGAGGGGAAGGTGACCAGCCAATATGTGCTGGCCATGGTGGAGCTGGCCAAGATTGACCTGCAAACAGGCAAGTTCGATCAGGCTGTAGAAAGGCTCAAGCAAGCGCTTCTGTATCCGGAAAATCTGGGAGAAGGCAAGCTGCACGGGGCGCAGGAGAACCATATTTATTATTATTTGGGCTGCGCCTATAGGAAGCTGGGAAAAGAGAATGAAGCACGTGAGTCATTCACCGTAGCTTCACTGGGACTTGAAGAGCCTGCCAGCGCGATCTATTATAACGATCAGCCGCCAGAAATGATCTTCTATCAGGGCTTGGCCAGACAGCTGCTTGGTCAGACAAAGGAAGCACGCAGTCGCTTCAACAAACTCATAGATTATGCAGACAAACATCTGTTTGATGATGTAAAAATTGATTATTTTGCAGTTTCTCTACCTGATTTCCTCGTTTTTGAAGACGACCTGAATATGCGTAACCGGATACATTGCAATTATATGAAAGCATTGGGTTTACTGGGTCTGGGGCAGCAGCAGGAAGCTGAGCATCATTTTGAATTTGTATTGCAGCTGGAACCGCACCATCAAGGAGCGCTGATTCATTTGAAGCCAAATGACCTTATCATGACAACGAACGAAGGAGGAACCCTCGGATGA
- a CDS encoding AraC family transcriptional regulator, whose amino-acid sequence MDKKDAGFEREKLYVLPAYIVDELKSHALTRDGHITDIGYFPQARHHFRERPQGCNSHIFIYCASGRGWIQMRDQGVISMTEQSFAYIPMDVPHAYGADENDPWTIYWFHLRGEQIGEFIALLEPFKPCISLLPGDEAKLLELFHQCYDLLVDKPYSVIHQVQVSQSIRYLLSFVASVAVRKQDSKTQRYIDKATRYMSEHLESTITVEELSRHIQISKQHLNFIFKQSTSYSPIDYFLRMKMQRAGQLLDLTSDSIKEIAAALGFQDPYYFSRLFKKIIGCSPTSYRNQLKG is encoded by the coding sequence ATGGATAAAAAAGACGCAGGATTTGAACGGGAGAAGCTGTATGTGCTCCCCGCTTATATTGTGGATGAATTAAAATCGCATGCACTTACGAGGGACGGGCATATTACAGACATTGGCTATTTCCCACAGGCCCGCCATCATTTTCGTGAAAGACCTCAAGGCTGCAATTCTCATATTTTCATCTACTGCGCCAGCGGCAGAGGGTGGATTCAGATGCGAGATCAAGGCGTCATATCTATGACTGAGCAAAGTTTTGCCTATATCCCCATGGATGTGCCGCATGCGTACGGAGCAGATGAAAATGATCCTTGGACCATATATTGGTTTCACTTGAGAGGGGAACAGATTGGAGAATTTATAGCTCTGCTGGAGCCATTCAAACCTTGTATATCTCTGCTGCCCGGAGACGAGGCAAAGCTGCTGGAGTTATTTCATCAATGCTATGACCTGCTCGTGGACAAACCCTATTCTGTCATCCATCAGGTACAGGTCTCTCAAAGCATCCGTTACCTGCTGAGTTTTGTTGCGTCCGTAGCCGTCCGCAAGCAGGACAGCAAAACTCAGAGATATATCGACAAAGCGACCCGCTATATGAGTGAACATCTGGAATCCACGATCACTGTAGAAGAGCTTAGCCGGCACATCCAGATATCGAAGCAGCATTTGAACTTTATATTCAAGCAATCTACCAGCTACTCACCGATTGATTATTTCCTGCGTATGAAAATGCAGCGTGCGGGGCAACTGTTGGACCTGACAAGTGACTCTATTAAAGAAATCGCCGCAGCACTTGGCTTTCAAGATCCCTATTATTTTTCAAGATTGTTCAAAAAAATAATAGGCTGTTCTCCTACCAGCTACCGCAACCAGTTGAAGGGGTAA
- a CDS encoding YczE/YyaS/YitT family protein: MILVVAMVLTALAVNLFIECNIGSDTLTVLLDGLHKSTGMSVGLTSFFVNMVLLAAGLLLNRKSIGFSSMIYSFFVGPFINWIHPFIAHMELSDLSLFIKIVIVILANFCYSITYVLLMKFGNGMYAIDAVLRYTESKFGLRYDIGRIGVDAIFLSTGFFFGGIVGIGTVIAFALTGPGTLLLEKILFIPLQKKSRNKITP, translated from the coding sequence ATGATTTTGGTCGTTGCCATGGTGCTTACCGCTCTAGCCGTTAATTTATTTATCGAGTGCAATATAGGGTCTGATACATTAACCGTTTTATTGGACGGATTGCACAAAAGTACTGGAATGAGCGTAGGTCTGACAAGCTTTTTCGTAAATATGGTACTTCTTGCTGCAGGTCTTTTATTAAATCGTAAATCTATAGGTTTTTCGTCGATGATTTATTCCTTTTTTGTCGGACCATTCATTAATTGGATTCATCCGTTTATTGCGCATATGGAGCTGTCAGATTTATCTCTATTCATTAAAATAGTGATCGTCATCCTGGCTAACTTTTGTTACTCCATCACTTATGTGTTGTTGATGAAATTTGGCAATGGCATGTATGCTATAGACGCTGTTTTGCGATATACAGAGTCAAAATTTGGATTAAGGTATGATATCGGCAGAATAGGCGTAGATGCTATCTTTTTAAGCACCGGATTCTTTTTCGGGGGAATCGTCGGCATCGGAACCGTTATTGCCTTTGCTTTAACTGGGCCGGGAACTTTGCTACTTGAAAAGATTTTATTTATACCGCTGCAAAAAAAATCGAGAAATAAAATAACACCTTAG
- a CDS encoding glycoside hydrolase family 1 protein: MKNIPTGFPSDFLWGGAVAANQLEGAYNVDGKGLSVADINEYLDGIPLDKKSNLELTTDYIKEAIKSEDRIFPKRWGIDFYHTYKEDLKLLGELGLKTFRTSINWTRIFPNGDETQPNEAGLKFYDDLIDEIIANGMEPMITLSHYEMPIHLTTAYKGWYSRDLIDFFVRFGQVVFDRYHKKVKYWIIVNQINLIDHESFNHLGIAEDVVEDLASAKYQGLHHEFVACGLITKYAKSLDPNLQIGMMLCGGPAYPATCRPEDIFATVRRNQMEYFFSDILLRGYYPGYAYRYFTDNNITVEFAEGDEEALKNTADFMSFSYYYTRIYDAESMKNKTGPYRNAELPANPWGWTIDPIGLRTFLNLFYDRYQCPIYITENGIGYHDTLEEDGSIHDSYRVDYYRAHIEQMKEAIKDGVDLRGYYAWGPIDIISCSSSEMSKRYGFIYVDQDDHGNGSKKRLKKDSFSWMQKVIASNGENLD; this comes from the coding sequence ATGAAGAACATTCCAACGGGATTCCCCTCCGATTTTTTATGGGGGGGAGCGGTTGCCGCCAACCAATTAGAAGGTGCTTACAATGTTGATGGAAAAGGGTTAAGCGTAGCGGATATTAATGAATATTTGGATGGCATTCCTTTAGATAAAAAGTCGAATTTAGAACTGACTACGGACTATATTAAAGAAGCCATTAAAAGCGAAGATCGGATTTTCCCGAAACGTTGGGGAATCGATTTCTATCACACCTATAAAGAAGACTTGAAATTGCTAGGGGAACTGGGACTCAAAACCTTTCGCACCTCGATTAACTGGACAAGAATTTTTCCCAATGGTGACGAAACACAGCCGAATGAAGCAGGCTTGAAATTTTATGATGACCTGATCGACGAAATTATAGCGAACGGCATGGAGCCGATGATCACCCTATCGCATTATGAAATGCCGATTCATTTAACGACGGCTTATAAAGGGTGGTACTCCAGAGATTTGATTGATTTTTTTGTTCGCTTCGGCCAAGTGGTTTTTGACCGGTACCATAAAAAAGTGAAATATTGGATTATCGTTAATCAAATCAATTTGATCGATCATGAATCCTTCAACCACCTGGGCATTGCAGAGGATGTGGTGGAGGATTTGGCCTCCGCCAAATACCAAGGCTTGCATCATGAATTTGTTGCCTGCGGCCTGATCACGAAATATGCCAAAAGTCTGGATCCAAATTTGCAAATCGGGATGATGCTCTGCGGGGGACCGGCTTATCCGGCTACCTGCCGGCCGGAAGACATTTTTGCCACCGTGCGCAGAAATCAGATGGAGTACTTTTTCTCCGATATTCTGCTTCGCGGATATTACCCGGGTTATGCTTACCGTTATTTCACCGACAATAACATCACTGTCGAATTTGCAGAGGGCGATGAAGAGGCACTGAAAAATACGGCGGACTTTATGTCCTTCTCCTACTACTATACCCGCATTTACGATGCGGAAAGCATGAAAAATAAAACGGGACCTTACCGCAATGCCGAACTTCCGGCCAACCCTTGGGGATGGACGATTGATCCGATCGGTCTGCGCACTTTTCTCAACCTGTTCTATGACCGCTATCAGTGCCCTATTTATATCACGGAAAACGGGATCGGTTACCATGACACCTTGGAAGAAGACGGTTCCATCCATGATTCCTACCGAGTTGACTATTACCGGGCCCATATTGAGCAAATGAAAGAGGCCATTAAGGACGGGGTGGATTTAAGAGGATATTATGCTTGGGGGCCTATTGATATTATTAGTTGTTCTTCCTCGGAAATGAGCAAACGCTATGGATTTATTTACGTCGACCAAGATGATCATGGCAACGGTAGTAAAAAGCGCCTCAAAAAAGACAGTTTTTCTTGGATGCAAAAAGTGATCGCTTCTAATGGAGAGAACTTGGACTGA
- a CDS encoding PTS lactose/cellobiose transporter subunit IIA: protein MTLEQVAQDAMQIILHAGEARKHCTDALKDIENSDFDSAKEKMKLANAEIVIAHRVQTNCIQKETEGAKGEYSVLFAHAQDTLMTVYSEINIAKRLIDIFESLNQRLIQLEMANK, encoded by the coding sequence ATGACTTTGGAACAAGTAGCTCAAGATGCGATGCAAATCATTTTGCACGCAGGGGAAGCAAGAAAACATTGTACGGATGCCCTAAAGGATATTGAAAACAGCGACTTTGACAGCGCTAAGGAGAAAATGAAATTAGCCAACGCGGAAATTGTCATCGCTCATCGCGTGCAAACGAATTGTATCCAAAAAGAAACGGAAGGAGCAAAAGGAGAGTACTCCGTTTTATTTGCCCATGCGCAAGACACGCTCATGACGGTCTATAGTGAAATTAATATTGCCAAGCGGCTAATTGATATTTTCGAGAGTTTGAATCAGAGATTGATCCAACTGGAAATGGCCAATAAATAA
- a CDS encoding PTS sugar transporter subunit IIC — MNKLIEWLKNDFSPKMNKVNNNVWVITLKDSVMQLLPFILLGSVFCLLTIPGDVYHIKNYPDFWVPFGWTMGMLSLLVSFLIPFNLMEKKKLRKQRFIAGCTSLVTFLIIVTPQVVKDGTVGFTHSSLGTGGMFVAIIAAMITGYIMGLFGKFSFFKEDSVIPDFVRSWFDSMLPIGVTIVLAWVLVDLVHIDIYNIILNIFMPLANVVETPWGFMLILFISCFLYSMGISSWILTPVTKPIFLAAIMANATAGAHNIVTAETIYSAYLWVGGVACTLPLAIMHLLSKSTKLKALGRASLVPSIFNINEPLVFGSIVWNPIMMLPMWINGLILPLIVWIGTKVIHFGPIPKVVFDMWYVPFPISTWITTGTITGIILMLIVVAVATMIWYPFFKTYEKQELEKELPQTN; from the coding sequence ATGAACAAATTAATAGAATGGCTGAAAAACGACTTCTCTCCCAAGATGAATAAAGTCAATAACAATGTATGGGTCATCACACTTAAGGATTCTGTCATGCAATTGTTGCCTTTTATTCTTTTAGGATCGGTATTTTGTCTTCTGACTATACCTGGAGATGTGTATCATATCAAAAACTACCCTGATTTTTGGGTTCCGTTCGGATGGACGATGGGCATGCTTTCTCTGTTGGTTTCTTTCCTGATTCCGTTTAATTTGATGGAAAAGAAGAAGTTAAGAAAACAGCGTTTTATTGCCGGATGTACAAGCCTGGTTACTTTTTTGATCATCGTAACTCCTCAAGTCGTAAAGGATGGTACGGTTGGTTTTACTCATAGTTCTTTGGGCACCGGAGGCATGTTCGTTGCCATCATCGCCGCTATGATTACCGGTTATATCATGGGGCTGTTCGGAAAATTTTCCTTTTTCAAAGAAGATTCCGTCATCCCGGACTTTGTCAGATCCTGGTTTGATTCCATGCTTCCCATTGGGGTGACTATCGTTCTGGCCTGGGTGTTGGTCGATCTCGTTCATATTGATATATACAACATCATTTTAAATATTTTTATGCCGTTGGCCAACGTGGTAGAGACACCTTGGGGATTCATGTTAATTCTGTTTATCAGCTGTTTCTTGTATTCCATGGGGATTTCCAGTTGGATTTTGACCCCTGTCACCAAGCCGATTTTTCTGGCGGCCATTATGGCAAACGCTACCGCGGGGGCGCACAATATCGTAACGGCCGAAACGATTTATTCGGCATACTTGTGGGTAGGCGGTGTGGCCTGTACGTTGCCGCTGGCCATTATGCATCTGCTTTCTAAAAGCACCAAGCTAAAAGCACTGGGACGCGCAAGTCTTGTACCTTCCATCTTTAATATCAACGAGCCTTTAGTGTTTGGGTCAATCGTATGGAATCCCATTATGATGCTACCGATGTGGATCAATGGTTTAATTTTACCGTTGATCGTTTGGATCGGAACCAAAGTCATTCACTTTGGTCCTATCCCGAAAGTGGTTTTCGATATGTGGTACGTTCCTTTTCCAATTTCGACGTGGATTACAACGGGAACCATTACAGGCATTATCCTGATGCTAATCGTTGTCGCGGTAGCCACGATGATTTGGTATCCATTTTTCAAAACCTACGAGAAACAAGAGCTTGAAAAAGAATTGCCACAAACCAATTAA
- a CDS encoding PTS sugar transporter subunit IIB, translating into MLKVLLVCGSGASSGFMAANIRKAAKKRNLNMDIKARGEAEIENYIHDIDALLVGPHLAYIVDEIEELTKDVHVKVLLMKPSYYSTLDGEAALDDLLRELNS; encoded by the coding sequence ATGTTAAAAGTATTGTTAGTTTGTGGGTCCGGGGCAAGTTCCGGTTTTATGGCTGCCAATATTCGCAAGGCCGCTAAAAAGAGAAACTTGAATATGGATATCAAAGCCAGAGGTGAAGCGGAAATTGAGAATTATATCCATGATATCGATGCTTTGCTGGTCGGTCCCCACTTGGCTTATATCGTTGATGAAATCGAAGAGCTTACCAAAGATGTCCATGTCAAAGTGCTCTTAATGAAGCCTTCTTATTATTCCACTTTAGATGGGGAAGCCGCTTTAGATGATCTGCTGCGTGAGTTGAACAGTTAA